From the genome of Deinococcus sp. AJ005, one region includes:
- a CDS encoding molybdopterin cofactor-binding domain-containing protein codes for MSTLKPNKVLRKKVTRRRVLIGLGTTAGVLVVGVPLAINAGRPALVEYVVENGTGPQEAPFNPDLWFEVTATGITFYVPKMEMGQGIHTALAQIAAEELEVKPEQLTVKQADTVRGYAGGTMFTFGSNSVNALYTPLREAAATLRELLRAEAARQLGVPAKNLTAAGGQFFIAGRRDTLSYGKVVEGKQGEWTLPDKPARLKARKDFKRIGKAMPRVDFRDKVMGLSSYGYDARVDGMLYGAVARPPRYGATLAAASAGGASAQPGVSKVVIDLKANFAGVVADSRTRVRNAVKKLDLRWEGGTNVNQAEIDAQVRAGAGVVVRRRGNVGAALKQGTQIEAEYSTPLAAHAHLEPLAALAQVAPGTNGKIEIWTATQYPQKVMDDIRAALGKDREILLHPMQLGGGFGRKAGQTAAVEAARLSAACGKPVHVGWTREEDLQQAFFRPPSHHILRGSVSSSGRILGVEQFTASGDIIWPASMPEFVKDTIGFDPGGILGLFMPYDIPAYHVTNRREALPVPTGFWRGLGVFPNTFAVESFTDELAHAAKMDPLDFRLNNLPDTENGQRLRAVLEQVAIRSGWRMPPPAGRARGIACGLDVNTASAQVAEVSVENGQVRVHRMSVAVDPGMVINPQGAKMQAEGSVVMGLSSTLHEVLTVKDGMIESANFDTYPLLTLRETPQIDVDLLESGDTPYGMGEPIIGPVGAAVANAVFALTGKRLRDLPLRL; via the coding sequence ATGAGTACCCTCAAGCCTAATAAGGTCCTTCGCAAGAAAGTCACGCGCCGCCGGGTGCTGATCGGGCTGGGCACCACGGCGGGCGTGCTGGTGGTGGGCGTGCCGCTGGCGATCAACGCGGGCCGCCCTGCGCTGGTGGAATATGTCGTGGAAAACGGCACCGGGCCGCAGGAAGCGCCATTCAATCCAGACCTGTGGTTCGAGGTCACGGCCACGGGCATCACCTTCTACGTCCCCAAGATGGAGATGGGCCAGGGCATCCACACCGCGCTGGCGCAGATCGCCGCTGAGGAACTGGAGGTCAAGCCCGAGCAACTGACCGTGAAGCAGGCCGATACGGTGCGCGGGTACGCGGGCGGGACGATGTTCACCTTCGGCTCCAATTCGGTCAATGCGCTGTACACGCCGCTGCGCGAGGCTGCCGCCACGTTGCGGGAGCTGCTGCGTGCGGAGGCGGCGCGGCAACTGGGCGTACCCGCCAAAAACCTGACGGCGGCGGGCGGGCAGTTTTTCATCGCCGGGCGGCGCGACACACTGAGCTACGGCAAAGTCGTGGAGGGCAAGCAGGGCGAATGGACGCTGCCCGACAAGCCTGCCCGCCTCAAGGCCCGCAAGGATTTCAAGCGCATTGGCAAGGCCATGCCGCGTGTAGATTTTCGGGACAAGGTGATGGGTCTCAGCTCCTACGGTTACGACGCGCGGGTGGACGGCATGCTGTACGGCGCGGTGGCCCGCCCGCCCCGCTACGGCGCGACGCTGGCGGCGGCTTCGGCAGGAGGGGCGTCCGCTCAGCCCGGCGTGAGCAAGGTGGTGATTGACTTGAAGGCCAACTTCGCGGGCGTGGTGGCCGACAGCCGCACCCGTGTCCGCAACGCCGTGAAGAAACTCGATCTGCGCTGGGAGGGTGGCACAAACGTCAATCAGGCCGAGATCGACGCGCAGGTCAGGGCCGGGGCGGGCGTGGTGGTGCGCCGCCGGGGCAATGTCGGCGCGGCGCTGAAACAGGGAACGCAAATCGAGGCCGAGTACAGCACGCCGCTGGCCGCGCACGCGCATCTGGAACCGCTGGCGGCGCTGGCCCAGGTGGCACCGGGGACAAACGGCAAAATAGAAATCTGGACCGCCACCCAGTACCCGCAGAAGGTCATGGACGACATTCGCGCCGCACTCGGCAAGGACCGCGAGATTCTGCTCCATCCCATGCAACTGGGCGGCGGCTTCGGGCGCAAGGCGGGGCAGACCGCCGCCGTGGAGGCCGCGCGGCTGTCAGCGGCGTGCGGCAAACCAGTGCATGTCGGCTGGACTCGTGAGGAGGATTTGCAGCAGGCGTTCTTCCGCCCGCCGTCGCACCACATCCTGCGCGGCAGCGTCAGCAGCAGTGGGCGCATTCTGGGCGTCGAGCAGTTCACAGCCAGCGGCGACATCATCTGGCCCGCCAGCATGCCAGAGTTCGTGAAAGACACGATTGGCTTTGACCCAGGTGGAATTCTGGGGCTGTTCATGCCCTACGACATTCCGGCCTATCACGTCACCAATCGCCGCGAGGCGCTGCCCGTTCCCACGGGCTTCTGGCGCGGGCTGGGTGTGTTTCCCAATACATTTGCGGTGGAGAGTTTTACCGACGAATTGGCGCACGCCGCGAAGATGGACCCGCTGGACTTTCGCCTGAACAATCTGCCGGACACCGAGAACGGTCAACGGCTGCGTGCCGTGCTGGAGCAGGTGGCCATCCGCTCGGGCTGGCGTATGCCACCCCCCGCAGGCCGGGCGCGCGGGATTGCCTGCGGTCTGGACGTGAACACCGCCAGCGCGCAGGTGGCCGAGGTCTCGGTGGAAAACGGTCAGGTGCGCGTTCACCGCATGAGCGTTGCCGTCGATCCAGGCATGGTCATCAACCCACAGGGCGCGAAGATGCAGGCCGAGGGTTCGGTGGTCATGGGCCTGAGTTCCACCTTGCACGAAGTATTGACCGTCAAGGACGGCATGATCGAGTCGGCCAACTTCGACACCTACCCGCTGCTGACCCTGCGCGAGACGCCCCAGATCGACGTCGATCTGCTGGAAAGTGGCGACACGCCCTACGGCATGGGTGAACCGATCATCGGCCCGGTGGGCGCAGCGGTGGCGAACGCGGTGTTTGCGCTGACTGGAAAGCGGTTACGCGATCTCCCCCTGCGGCTCTGA
- a CDS encoding TlpA family protein disulfide reductase: MDWPEPADFVYGEPLPPPADWTRPGLLMTFNLECAGCVSRGIPFLKRLHAEFGEQVNLLALHTSHGHRLLPREEVEPTLVKFARDFARLPFPVALDVSGDLARAWQTEGTPHWLAFAPGGELLRSVYGSQDNAQTRLHYLLEELLLGE, translated from the coding sequence ATGGACTGGCCTGAACCCGCTGATTTCGTGTATGGCGAACCTCTGCCGCCGCCCGCCGACTGGACGCGCCCCGGGCTGCTGATGACCTTCAACCTGGAATGCGCGGGTTGCGTTTCACGCGGCATTCCCTTTTTAAAGCGGCTGCACGCGGAGTTTGGAGAGCAGGTCAATCTGCTGGCCCTCCACACCAGTCACGGTCACCGTCTGCTGCCACGCGAGGAGGTGGAGCCGACGCTGGTCAAATTCGCCCGCGATTTCGCTCGCCTGCCCTTTCCCGTCGCCCTAGACGTGTCCGGCGATCTTGCCCGCGCGTGGCAGACCGAGGGCACGCCGCACTGGCTGGCCTTCGCCCCCGGCGGCGAGTTGCTGAGGAGTGTCTACGGCAGCCAAGACAACGCCCAGACCCGCCTGCATTATCTTTTGGAGGAGCTGCTACTGGGGGAATAG
- a CDS encoding ABC transporter substrate-binding protein — protein sequence MKRALLLAVALAASTLSAAGATTVAEVKKKGVLVLGTDPTFAPFEFKDKTGQITGFDVDIARAVAKDLGVKLQIQAVGFGALMPQSVTSGRVDIAMSAITITAERAKVVAFSNPYYRSAQVFIVKGGNPGKFTWPADVKDTVIGVQANTTGQYVADDTLKPKGAALKVYDDFAAGLADIRAGRIAALIGDAPTVTDLQKRLPGQFQQAGKDLAAEDYGMVFAKNSDLAAAANKTLARMKANGEYQKLLDRWIVQK from the coding sequence ATGAAACGTGCCCTTCTGCTTGCCGTGGCCCTTGCTGCCTCTACCTTATCTGCCGCCGGGGCCACCACCGTTGCCGAAGTCAAGAAAAAAGGCGTGCTGGTGCTGGGCACCGATCCTACGTTTGCCCCGTTCGAGTTCAAGGACAAGACCGGGCAGATTACCGGCTTTGATGTCGATATCGCGCGGGCGGTGGCGAAAGACTTGGGCGTCAAACTCCAGATTCAGGCCGTGGGCTTCGGGGCGCTGATGCCGCAGTCGGTCACATCCGGGCGGGTGGATATAGCCATGAGCGCCATCACCATCACCGCCGAGCGGGCCAAAGTGGTGGCCTTCAGCAACCCGTATTACCGCAGTGCCCAGGTCTTTATTGTCAAGGGCGGCAACCCCGGCAAGTTCACTTGGCCCGCCGATGTCAAGGACACAGTCATAGGGGTGCAGGCCAACACCACTGGGCAGTATGTGGCCGACGACACGCTGAAGCCCAAGGGAGCGGCGCTGAAAGTCTACGACGACTTTGCGGCGGGGCTGGCCGACATCCGGGCCGGGCGGATCGCGGCCCTGATCGGCGACGCGCCCACCGTGACCGACCTGCAAAAGCGCCTGCCGGGGCAGTTTCAGCAGGCAGGCAAGGATCTGGCCGCCGAGGACTACGGCATGGTGTTTGCCAAAAACAGCGATCTGGCCGCCGCCGCCAACAAAACCCTGGCCCGGATGAAAGCAAACGGCGAGTATCAGAAACTGCTGGACAGGTGGATCGTGCAGAAGTAG